The Bdellovibrio bacteriovorus W nucleotide sequence TATAAACACAAACGAAATTACAATCTCATATTTTCAGAACGAGATCCGATAAGGTAAATATAACTTTATTTGGAGGGGAAAATCTTAGTCCTTAAGAAACAAGTCATCTCTTTATTAAAAGTTTTGATCTTACTTGTGGTGATCATATTTCACACGGGTTGCCTTACAAATTGCCTTGTCGCTGGAGATCTAAAAACATCAGAAGAGACTGTTTCCTTACAACTTTACTCCTCCGAACCAAGCTCTACCAGCTCTCATATCATACCTGTCTACGCTGTTTTTTCTGAAGAACTGGCAGAACTCTCTATCAAGTCATTTCGCGTAACAAATGGAATCCTAGAAAGCTTTCAACAATTATCAGAATCCCCAAATACTTATCTTCTTGAAGTTCGACCAATGTATATAGGAACTGTCACGATTGAGCTGAACATAAACAATGTTTGGGCTAAATCATCCAATAGTCTTAGACCCATTATAAAAGAGAAGATCTCTTTTAACTTTTTTTACGTAAGTCCCTTTACAGAATTTTCTGTACCTTCGAAACTCACTGTTACCTCACAAGATTCAACTGAGTACACACTCACTTACAGAGGGACCTATACAGAGGTTGTTCCTAATCTATATGATTTTTTAAGTTTAGATTACGCCGGCAACGTTCAATGTGACTTTTTAGACTTAAATAAAATAAGTAGATTTCAGTATAAGGTTATAATTTCAGGCTGCCATGGGAATGGATTAGTACGCCTGAGAGTCGAAGCTGGAAGTGCGTCTGCTGAGGATGGCCCCTTCCCTATTATGCTCTCGCTCCACAGGCTGACAGTCGCAAACCCACTAAATTAGTCTCCTTGAAGCAAAAATCAAGACTATCAGATAACTTCTACTGATGATTGACACTCTAATTCTCCAGATCTTTTGTTTCATACGATCCATGAAAAATTTGATTTGCAACAGGGCGTTTCCTGTAAAAACTTACTTCCTCTCATTTCGACTCATGATAGGCTTGAATACGCCTATGTCTTCTTAAAAGACTTAGAACAACTCAACGGAATTTTAAATGAAATATCTTTTTCTGATTCTAACTACTTTATCAGGAGTCTCTTGTATGCACAAAGCCCCTCAAGCTCCCAAAGCAATGACGAAACCACACAACCTGAGCATTCATGGTGACACTCGAGTGGATAACTACTTCTGGCTCAAAGATCGTGAAAATCCAGAGGTTATTAAATATCTAGAGTCCGAGAACAAGTTCACTGCTGAAAGCATGAAAGACGTCAAAGGACTCGAGGAAGAACTCTTCAAAGATATGAAGTCACGAATCAAAGAAGATGAATCTTCATTTCCTGTAAAAAAAGGGAATTATTATTACCAAGTTCGCTACGAGGTCGGTGCGCAATATCCGCTTTACACTCGAACTCATATCGCAAGCCACACGGAAGAAGTTCTTCTCAATATTCCCGAGATGGCAAAGGGACATAGCTTCTATCAAAACACTTCTCCAAAGATCAGCCCCAATGAAGAGTGGATGGCCTATGGAGTAGACACAGTGGGGCGCCGTTTCTATACAGTTTCCGTTAAAAATCTGAAGTCAGGTGAAGTCCTTTCCCATCAGATAAAAGATATCACTCCTAACTTTGTATGGGCTGCGGATAATCAGCATTTATTTTACGCAAAACAAAATCCCGATACTTTGCGATCAGAAAAGATCTTCCGCTTTGATATCAAAACTGGAAAAGAGGAGATGGTTTACTTTGAAGCCGACGAAATCTTTTCGGCGTACGTGTATAAATCTTTGTCAGAGAAATTTATTTTTATTGGTTCTGCCAGCACTCTAACCTCTGAAGTTCATTTCTTGGATGCGCACATTCCTCTTCAAAAGCCGCGATTGTTCTTAAAACGCAAACAAGGACACGAGTATTCCGTCACTGATGGCGTCGATAAGTTCTATATCTTATCGAATGATGGTGCGACGAACTTTAGAGTCTTTGAAACATCTATTTACGATACAGACAGACAGTTCTGGAAAGAGATCATCCCCCATAATCCAAAGTCTTTGATTCAAGACATGACAGTCTTTGAACACTATATCGTTCTTGAACAAAGAGAGAATGGTTTAACACATATTCGCATCTACGATCGCCATGGTAAAAATCCCTACTCGATCCCTTTCACAGACCAAAGCTACTTAGCATCTATTGGGGATAATCGTGAGTATCAATCTCATACTTTGAGATATAACTTTGAATCTTTAAGACTTCCGGATTCCATCTACGATTTTAATATGAAGTCACACACGCAAGAGCTAAAAAAAGTTCGCGAAGTGCCAAACTATAATGCGGAAAAATATGTCGCTGAACGAGTGATGATTGAAAGCCATGATGGCGTTAAGGTTCCGGTTTCTATCATTAGAAAAAAAGACTTTAACTTCGATTCTTCAGCAGGCCTTTTAATATATGGCTATGGATCTTATGGGGCGACCATGGAACCATGGTTTCACAGCGACATCTTCAGCTTGGTTGATCGCGGCTTTGTCTATGCCATTGCCCATATTCGCGGAGGCTCTGAAATGGGCCGCGAGTGGTTCGATACCGGCAGACAAATGCATAAAAAGAATACCTTCTTAGACTTTATCGCCTGCACCGAAGGCTTATTAAAAATGCGCTACGCCTCCCCGAAAAGAGTTTTTGCGATGGGTGGAAGTGCGGGAGGTCTTTTGATGGGGGCCATTACGAATATGCGCCCTGATCTTTACACTGGAATCGTAGCCCAAGTTCCTTTTGTGGACGTTGTCACAACCATGCTCGATGAAACGATTCCTCTGACCACTGGCGAATACGAACAATGGGGAAATCCAAACGAAACAGAGGCATATAAGTATATTCTTTCTTATTCCCCGTATGACAATGTCGTCGATGCTAAGTATCCAAATATGCTTATAACGACAGGCTTGCACGACTCTCAAGTTCAGTACTGGGAGCCCGCTAAGTGGGTCGCCAAACTGCGCGATCATAATAAAGGGAACTCTTTAATCTTAATGAAAACCAATATGGATGCAGGTCATGGTGGAGCTTCAGGTCGCTTTGAAAGACTGCGCGAAGAGGCTACGGAAATGGCCTTTATTCTTATGATCGATAAAGCACATCAACACTAAACGAAAAAAGGCCGATCTAAGATCGGCCTTTTTTTATTCTTCATCTAAAGAATCAGATTTCTTATTTTGTTAAGCTAGAGTCCTCAACGATAATCAATGCACTGTACGTGTTGAATGTCGTTGCATAGTTCGGATTTGTCTTACTTCTGAAGTTTTGTTTCGTGATATAAATCATACGTCCTGCTTCATCAAGAACAGGAGTTCCATCTTCACGAATCATTGGGATCTGACGACCTTCCGTTGATCTCACTTGGTTAAACAAGTTCTGCGCTGATGTAGCATCTTGTCTTGTGCATCCACCTGAAGCGCGGCTTCCCAAGTAGCCTGCATACTTAGAGTAAACTTCATGCAAAGCTAAACCGTTATCGATATCGTAAAAAATCGCATACGGCATTGATGAATCCCACGAGCTAGAAACATGGTCTTTTGATAAGTACTTCGGTGTAAAGTAACCCGTTGGCGTATTAGACCAGTAAGACTTTGGAGGAGCCCCTGTACACGACTTGTTTTTACGCTTTAACTCAAGAGTCTCGCGACCTGTAGAAACTTTGGCTTTATGAATTAAACGACCGTTCTCATAAACTCTCATTGATTGCGCGCCAGCACCTTTAGCTGCTCTATCAATGACGATCACATAAATAAAATCTCTCATCCAAGGTTTAGAATCGAAATCAGACTCAGAGAATTTTCCGAAGAAATGATCCGGTAGCTTTTGCGTGCTTTGCATTTCACTGCGATAGGTTTGATTGTATTCTTCTTTTGAATACTTACAGTCGTTGAATGCGTTTTTTACTTTACCCCAAACAGAAGCTGAGGCTGCGTGTGATGCTACTAGGGAAGCTAAAACCACACCATACTTAATTGACTTCATAGTCATCTCCGTTTCGACATTTATTTCTTCTTTAAACAATGAACCCGAAGAGATTTATCAATGGAAACGGACTTTTTAAACACTTTCAGGAAAAAATCAAATCAACCCTTACTTATTAACAGCCTTGTCTAAACTTTATACACTCTTGACTCTCAGATTTATTGAAAATCCGCAATACTTCAGGCAATTCCACAGCTTTAAAGGGGCTCGCTCCTTAGGGCCTCAAGAAAGAAAAAGCTCCTATTACTTCTAACAGGAGCTTCGTTCGTCGGTCGTATTTACAAGCCTCTTAAGTGAGCTTTCTCAGAACGTAGTGCAAAATCCCATCGTTCTTAAAGTACTCTAACTCTACAGCCGTATCGATACGTGACTTTAAAGGAACCAGAGTCATCGTTCCATCCTGGCGCTTCACTTCAAGCTCCAGAACCTGACTCGGCTTCATTGTCTCTATTCCGCGAATAGACAGTAGCTCTGTGCCATCCAAATTCAGTGTTTTGCGATTCACGCCATCCTTAAACTGCAATGGAATAACTCCCATTCCAATAAGGTTCGAACGATGGATACGTTCGAAGCTCTCGGCAATAACAGCCTTCACACCAAGGAGTCTTGTTCCCTTAGCCGCCCAATCGCGTGAAGAACCTGTACCGTATTCTTTTCCGGCAATAACTATCAAAGGCGTTTTAGTGCCCATGTACTTAGTTGCCGCATCGTAGATGGACATCACCTCACCTGTCGGAGCGTATTTTGTGACACCGCCTTCAGTTCCCGGAGCAAGTTCATTCTTAATACGAATATTTGCGAAGGTTCCGCGTACCATCACATCATCGTTCCCGCGACGTGAACCATAAGAGTTGAAATCTACTGGCTCTACGTTTTTAGACATAAGGAACCGACCTGCTGGAGAATCTTTTTTAATACTCCCCGCCGGAGAGATATGATCTGTTGTGATAGAATCACCAAGAAGCGCTAAAATTCTTGCGCCCGAAATATCTTCCAACTTACCTAAACCTTTTTTCATACCATCAAAGTACGGTGGATTTTTGATATAGGTACTTGGAGTCCATGAGTAAGTCTGCTCAGAGGTCGTCTTGATATTTTTCCAATCTGCCGTGCCATCAAAGACGTTGCCATAACGATTTTCAAACATATCAACATCAACCGTGTTACGGACTGTCTCGCGAATTTCCTCATTAGACGGCCAGATATCTTTTAGATAAACATCTTTGCCGTCGTGTCCTTTACCCAATGAATCCTTGTAGAGGTTTACTCCCATATGCCCCGCTAAAGCATAGGCAACGACTAGCATAGGTGAAGCAAGGTAGTTGGCCTTCGCCTGAGGATTGATACGTCCCTCAAAGTTTCTATTGCCAGATAATACAGAAGCAACAACGAGATCGCCTTTATCAACAGCTGCGCTAATAGGCTCTGAAAGAGGACCCGAGTTCCCAATACACGTTGTACAGCCATACCCTACAAGATTGAATCCCAACTGATCGAGATACTTTTGAACACCCGCTTTTTCTAAGTAATCTGAAACGACCTGTGAACCCGGAGCAAGCGATGTCTTTACCCATGGCTTAACCGTCAAACCTTTTTCAACGGCTTTTTTTGCCACGAGACCTGCGCCCAACATCACATCTGGATTTGAAGTGTTCGTGCAGCTAGTGATAGCCGCAATAACAACATCTCCATGTCCTAAGCTATAGTCTTCGCCAACGACGGGAACTTCAAAGCTCTTTCTTTGACGTTTGGTTTGTTCAACTTGAAATGTTTTATCTAACTGAGTTTCAAAATCTGCCGGAGCCTGACTTAAAAGAACACGATCCTGCGGGCGCTTTGGCCCTGCTAATGAAGGCTCTACCGAAGACATGTTTAAGTGAAGAGTGTCTTGGAAAGTGAAGTTCTTTTCATCTTCCTCATGTCTCCATAAACCTGTTGCTTTTGCATAGGACTCTACAAGCTCTAATGTCTCTGCGGGTCTACCTGAGTTTTTTAAGTAACGAAGAGTTTCATTATCAATCGGGAAGAAACCACAAGTAGCTCCATATTCTGGGGCCATGTTCGCTATCGTCGCACGATCTGCAAGACTTAAAGAATTCAATCCAGGCCCATAGAATTCAACAAACTTACCCACCACACCTTTTTGACGTAGCATCTGTGTAATTGTCAAAACTAAGTCTGTCGCCGTTGTACCTTCTTTAAGGTTTCCTTCCAACTTGAAGCCAATAACTTCTGGAATCAACATGCTCAACGGCTGACCTAACATCACCGCCTCAGCTTCAATTCCACCAACACCCCAACCCAATACGGAGAGACCATTTACCATGGTCGTATGGCTATCAGTTCCGACGAGAGTATCTGGGTAGGCATAAGAACCATTGTTCCAAACAGTCTTTGCAAGGTATTCCAAATTAACTTGGTGACAGATACCCGTCCCCGGAGGAACCACTTTAAAATTTTGAAATGCGTTCTGTCCCCATTTCAAAAATGTGTATCTTTCAGAGTTTCTCGCAAACTCCATTTTTACGTTTTCATCAAATGAGTTTTTTGATCCAAATGAATCCACCATCACCGAGTGATCAATCACGAGATCCACTGGCACTAAAGGATTGATCTTTTTCGGATCTCCTCCCAAGGCTTTCATAGCATCTCTCATGGCTGCAAGATCGACAACAGCAGGCACGCCTGTGAAATCTTGCATCAGCACACGTGCAGGGAAAAAAGATATTTCACGTGATAGAGATTTTTCATCCAGCGCTAATAAAGACTCTACGTCATCTTTGGTAACATGCATTCCATCTTCATGGCGCAATAAATTTTCCAGTAGAACTCTTAATGAGCGTGGAAGTTTTTTAAGATTCGGATGTTTGATTTTTGACTGATTAAAAATCGTGTACTGAGTCTTACCGACAGAAAGTGTTTCTTTCGTGCCAAAGCTATCTTTAGATTGAATATTCATGAGAGCTCCTATGATTGTTCATTCCAACTGCCACGCAAGATTTTATCAAGCCAAAAGGCAGCAATCTGGGTTTTCACATCTGACAAATGTCCACTTTGAATCAACTCTAAAAGTTGGGGGATTTCAATTTCGACAGTTTCTAAAAATTCTCCTGCGTCCAATTTCACATTCGAGAAAGTTAAATTTTTCGCAAGATAGATATCAATGTGCTCATCGGAATAACCAATCACAGGATGAATGGTCGTTAGGAACTTCCAATCCTTAGCCGTGTATCCTGTTTCTTCCAAAAGTTCTCTCTGAGCCGTTATCAAGAGATCCTCGCCGGCATCTCTTTTGCCTGCAGGAAATTCCAGGAACTCTTTCTTCACCGCGTGACGGTATTGGCGAATCATGACTACTTTATTGTTATCTAACAAAGGAATGATTAAAGAAGCTCCGGGGTGCTGAATATATTCACGTAGGTACACCTTACCATCTGGCCCCTGCACCTCATCCTGCTTCACCTTGAGAAAGCTTCCGCTATATACATCTTTAGTAGAGAGAGTTTTTTCTGAGAGTGCGTCCATTGAAGTCCTTAATATTTTTTTTCATACTGAGTGATTCTATTCTTAGCCGAAGGTCTTGCAGTGATCTTTAGAAAACGCTTCGATGTTTTATATTAAATCACTCTGTGAAAGAATCAAACCTGTGACTCGGATTTTTAGAAGTTGGAGGATTTTTGATGTTTCACAATAAGGGTGCCATCAGTTTATTTTTAGCCATCGCTGTCGTCGGCTCACTACTACCACAAACTGCAGAAGCACAGAGACGTTTTGTTCCACGCGCTTCCACTGGAGATATTTCTTTAGGGATTGCTATTGCCACAGTTTCTGCGGGTCAAGATGACATGAACTCCGCTATCGATGCTGCAGCCGCAACAGGTGCTTCTACGAAAAACCTTGGCAACGCATGGGAAATCATGGGCTCTTGGAACTACCGTTTCTCGGGCACAATGTATTCTTTTGTCTTTAGACCTTCATACTTCTTTCAAAAACAAGATGGCAGCGGACCTGGCGGAAGCTATGATTATGGGCTTTCTGGCTTCACAGTATTTCCGATATTCCGTGTTACGCCACTTGAAAACTCATTTATTAAATTCTATATGCAGACCGGTTTAGGCTATGGAACCTTGAATGGCGAGATTACGGCAGGTGCACATGATCTTAAATTCAAAGGCAGTGCATTTGGTGTGATGGGTGGTATTGGGGTGGACTTCTGCTTCTCTGACGCTCACTGCTTAACAGTGGAAGGGAATCTGCGCTATATGCCGATCGAAAGAAACCTAACAACGGGTGGAAACTGTACAAATGGCTCTATCCCAGACGTTACTCAATGTGGCGGATCTTCTGAAGTTGAACTTCGAAACTCTGACTTAAGAACGACATTCTCTGGCGTTCAAGGTGTTGTCGGCTATACGATGAACTTCTAGTTTAAAGAAAATTCTAAATTAAAAAGGCAGCTCTTTAGGCTGCCTTTTTTTTATTCGCTATGAATCTCTACCCACCGAGGCTTCCCGCCTTCAATACAAAGAACCTTGATCGTATTTTCGAACCATGATCCTAGATTGATAGTTCTTACCGATCTTCCAGAGATCTGCTCTGTTTCATCAACGTAAACATGCATATGCCCGGAGATAATCACGTCAAAAGGCTTTTCTTGATAAGCTCTTGGCGTGTGTGCGCAGATCATCTGCTTTAACCCTTCGGCGTTTCTAACTTGATAGTTCCCGGAACGCGATCTACTTTTTTGACTCGCTTTGTTCCCGATGTAACTCCAAAAAGCTCCTGGTAGCAAATCCCCTAAGGGCTTAATAAATGGATTTCTAATGATTGAGCGATAGCGCAAGTAAGCGACATCATTCAGATTGATCAGATCTCCATGCTCTAAGCGAACTGTCAAACCATCTAGCTCTACATATTGAGCTTCCACATGAACTTCAACACCCAAAAACTTTTGAAAGTAGCCTTCGACGTGAACATCATGATTTCCTTCGATATAGACAACCTTAGCCCCACCATCGACGAGATCTTTAAGAGCTTTTAAAATATCAGGAAATTGCTTTGCAAAATAAGAGTGACTGCCAATCCAAAGATCAAAAATGTCACCTAAGAGGTACAAGTGCGTTTGCGAGAGATCTTCTTCTTGCTTCAGAGAACGCAAAAAGCGCAATAGGATTTTCCCATTGCGCTCTTCTTGTGTTTTCAAATGAAGATCTGAAATAAACCAAGCTTTCACTTTAGTTGTTCAGATCAAAACCCTGTTTTTTTCTGATAAAAGCAGGAACTTCTAGATTTTGGTTCGAAAATGGAGAGCTAAGTACTTCTCTTGCCATACGACGAGCTTCTTCTAGAGATTGTTGTTCATGATCAACGTTCATTGAAAGCTGCTCAGGATTGTTGTGCTTTGCTTTAAGGTCTTGGCTTTCTTTGAAAGCACGAGCTTTTGCCAACAACATATCACGAGAAGAAATGTTAGCTTCGATCTGTGGCTGGATCGGAGTTGCAACCTCTTGAGATACCGGAGCAGTCATTTCTTGAGCAGGAGCTGCTGGCATCACCGGCGCTACCGTTTCAACAACAGGAGTTTGAGGGGCCATCGGTTGTTGTTGCACCATTGGCTGAACAACTGGCATTGCTGGCTCAACTTCCATCATTGGAACTTCTTGAGACGGAGTCGTCGTGAAATTCATAACTTGAGATTGAACTGCAGAAATCGGTGGCAACTCAACTGCCGGAGGTGCTACTGGCATTTGTGGCATAGATGGCATTACTGGCATCTGTGGCATGTTCATTTGCGGTGGCATCTGAGGCATTTGTGGCATAGCCGGCATTTGTGGATACTGAGGCATTTGCGGCATCTGCATATTATTCATATTCATGTTCATTGAATTGAAATGCATATGATTTTGGTTGTTCAAGAAATTTTGCATCTGATTAACTTGAGCCATATCATTCACAAGTTTTACTTCGTGAGAATCAAAGCCAGTTGCAATAACAGTTACACGAACTTCATCGCCCATGCTTTCGTCAATAACTGCACCGAAAATGATTTCCGCATCTTCATGAGCAGCTTCTGTGATCAAAGTAGAAGCTTCGTTCACTTCATATAATGACAAGTCAGATCCACCAGTCACGTTGATGATAATGCCAGTAGCACCATCAATTTTAACATTTTCTAGTAGAGGAGAAGAAATTGCAGCAGTTGCAGCTTCAACAGCTCTGTTATCACCAGTTGCAGATCCTGTTCCCATGATCGCAATACCTTTAGAAGACATAACCGTTCTGATATCTGCAAAGTCTAAGTTGATAAGACCACGGATGTTGATCAAATCAGAGATACCTTTAACAGCTTGAAGAAGAACCTCATCTGCTTTTTTGAATGTATCTAATAGAGGAGTTCTTTCCGCAGCGATTGAAAGAAGCTTTTGGTTAGGAATAACGATCAGTGTATCAACATTTTCCTTAAGCTCTTGCAAGCCACCTTCAGCGTGTTTGCCACGTTTTTTACCTTCAAATAAGAAAGGCTTAGTTACAACACCAATAGTAAGAGCGCCAAGCTCTCTTGCAATTTTCGCTACAACTGGAGCACCGCCAGTTCCCGTTCCACCGCCCATACCAGCAGTTACGAAAACCATGTCAGAGCCTTCAAGTTTTTCTACGATTTCATTGTAGGACTCAATCGCAGCACGACGGCCAACATCTGGATTTGCACCAGCGCCAAGACCTTTCGTTAAATCAAGACCAAGCTGAATTTTGTTAGAAGCTTTGTTTGCGTTCAATGCTTGGATGTCTGTGTTAGCTACGATGAACTCAACACCAGTCATACCTGATTCGATCATTGTAGATACAGCGTTGCTTCCGCCTCCGCCAACACCTACAACTTTAATATTTGCACCTATGCTGATATTTTCTTCCAATTCAAACATGTTCTGATCCTCCCCCAAATAAGATCAAGTGCCAAATCGACGGCACTTACCGAGTAAAATAATTTTAAAAAATCTGTCCAAAAAAATCTTTGATCTTCTTAGTGATGCCATCCAAAGATTCACCGATATTGACTTCCTGTCCATGGGACGTCATCAGGTCTTTCTTTTGGCTGAGGGCATACATTAATAAGCCTACAGAAGTTGAATACTCTCCAGATTTTACAACATCTGTTAGTCCGCCAATTTCGCGAGGAGCCCCTCTACGAACGGGGATATCAAAGATAAACTCACCCATCTCCACAAGACCGTCGAGCTGACTGCCACCACCAGTTAGGACAATTCCTGAACCTAGCATTGGCATCACTCCACTCATGCGAAGATCGTTTGCAATTAAATTTAATGTTTCTTCAGCTCTTGCTTCGATAACATCAGCAAGATCTTTACGAGGGATCGAGCGAGCCTTACGACCGCCTACACCTTCTACTTCGATAGTTTCATTATCATTGACCATCGAAGCCATCGCACAACCGTATTTCTTCTTTAATTCTTCAGCAGCAAACTGAGGAGTACGAAGACCTACTGCCACATCGTGTGTGAAATGCTGACCACCGACTGGAATCGTTGATGAATGAGCAACACTGCCATTTACAAAGTAAAGAGCGTTACAAGCACCACCGCCCATATCAACAACGCAAACCCCAAGGTTTTTCTCGTCATTTGAAATCACTGCTGTTGCTGAAGCCAATTGCCCCAACACCAGACCGCCAATTTTCAGGCCTGCTTTTTCGATACATTTAATAGAGTTATTGATAGCGCTTTGACTTCCCGTCACGATATGAACATTCGCTTCTAAGCGAATACCTGACATGCCGATAGGATCGGTAATTCCG carries:
- a CDS encoding cell division protein FtsA (COG0849 Actin-like ATPase involved in cell division), which codes for MSTSKPKAPVLAGLDIGSTKVSFVIGTVNPDGKIEVVGVGTAPNTGIRQGVVVNIEATTESIKKAKEEAELMSGYSVNEVWAGVAGVHISSFDSKGMVAIKNREVTASEIDRVIDAAKAVAVPADRTVLHVLPREFKVDGQDGITDPIGMSGIRLEANVHIVTGSQSAINNSIKCIEKAGLKIGGLVLGQLASATAVISNDEKNLGVCVVDMGGGACNALYFVNGSVAHSSTIPVGGQHFTHDVAVGLRTPQFAAEELKKKYGCAMASMVNDNETIEVEGVGGRKARSIPRKDLADVIEARAEETLNLIANDLRMSGVMPMLGSGIVLTGGGSQLDGLVEMGEFIFDIPVRRGAPREIGGLTDVVKSGEYSTSVGLLMYALSQKKDLMTSHGQEVNIGESLDGITKKIKDFFGQIF